Part of the Paenibacillus wynnii genome is shown below.
GAGCCACCGTATTCACCCCGGATATTCGTGTGGCTGCTAATTCGCTAACCCAGATGACAACTCAGGCTGTACGTTTAATAGGTCCCGCCTTAGGAGGGTTATTGATTACGCATTGGTCAGCGGGTATCGGATTCGGCATAGATGCCTTTACGTATGTACTTTCCTTGATCTGCCTGATCTATTTAAGGAGAAGAATAATTCACAGCCTTCGGAGACCGTCCTCTTCGAATATTCAACCAGAAGCTTTATCACCAGCGGAAGCACCATCTGTTCTGGAAACTTCTCAGACGTTACCATCAACCCATTGGAGAGACGACTTCAGGGAGGGAATCGCAGTCCTTCGGAGTCATCCCTGGCTGTGGATCACCATACTGGCTTTTTCATTCATTAATATTTGTTATTCCGGTATTATAAGTGTGCTTATTCCTTGGCTTTTCAAAGTTCATCATGGATGGGACCCTTATCTCTATGGTCTAGCAGTAACCTTCTCAGGAGTTGGCGCGATTATCGGAGGGTTATTGTTCGGAATGAGATCCTCTTGGAAGCATCGGGGGATTATGGCCTACGGCGGGGCTTTTATTAGCGGCGTTGCATTGATGGCGGTGGCTTTCGTCCCTTCTGCCGGCTGGACTATCGCCTTGTTCGCTTTGGAGGGATTCGGTATTATGATCTTTGGTCTGATCTGGGAAATCAGTCTACAGGAGCTTGTGCCTCAGGAGGCTTTCGGTCGAGTAGCCAGTCTGGACATGTTAGGATCCTTCGCACTGCTGCCGATCGGCTATATCGCTGTAGGTTGGCTGGCAGATCTTATCGGCGGAGTAGCAACGATCAGCATTTGCGCCGGGGTCGGTATGGCCACCGTCGCTTTCGTTCTAAGTATCCCGGCTATACATAAATTCCAATAAGGGATTCTGTTAACCCAGAACGCAGAACAGCAGGTCTTCAAGTGTCTGAAGACCTGCTGTTCTGCATTTTCTATTGAAATCTGGAATCCTACTCTTTCCCGGAAGAAGTCTCCAAGAACTCCAAAATAATCTCAGAAAGACGATCCGGTGCTTCGAACACGCTCATGTGACCCGCTCCGGAGATCGTTGCTTGCGTGATATTGGCTTTGTCAGAGGTAAAGGTTCTCTCAGCGGGGATGAGACGGTCCTCTGTTCCGGCTACAAGCAGTACGGGTAGTTCTGCTGCTGAGATTACACCTCGACGATCTGGGCGCTCACGCATAGCCATAGCTGCCCCTACTGCACCCTGAGGAGGTGTCTTGTAGCCAATCTCTTTGGTTCTTACCAGCAGTTGCGGAGAGATATCATGGGTAGCCGGGGAGAAAAGCCCGGGCACAAGCTCATCTACAAAAGCTGTAATTCCTTCATTCTGAATGGTACTGACACTTTTCAGGCGTTTTTCCTTCGCCTCTTCACTGTCTGGATAGCCGGTAGAATGAATCAATCCAAAGCCCTTCAAGCGTGATCCATACCGCTCCGCGAAGGAAAGCGTAATGTACCCGCCCAGGGAATGACCCAGCAAGGTTACCTTAGGAATTTCCAAAGCATCGAGCAGAGCCAAAATATCATCGGCCATCTGCTCAATCGTGTAAGCCCCCTTAGGAGCATCAGATGTCCCGTGGCCTCGTAAATCGGGAGCAATGACGCGGTAACTACCGTTCAACAACGGGGCTATCT
Proteins encoded:
- a CDS encoding MFS transporter, which produces MPTDTSEQVSRNPLRSFAVPFASSPAFLFLWLGHLISFLGSSVTMVILPVLVYSLTGSTTTMGFVMATYMLPNILMLPISGHIVDRYDRVKIMMIADIARFFIMLAIALLSLSGLLSIPLLFLFVGLYGLIDGLFQPAYAAVRATVFTPDIRVAANSLTQMTTQAVRLIGPALGGLLITHWSAGIGFGIDAFTYVLSLICLIYLRRRIIHSLRRPSSSNIQPEALSPAEAPSVLETSQTLPSTHWRDDFREGIAVLRSHPWLWITILAFSFINICYSGIISVLIPWLFKVHHGWDPYLYGLAVTFSGVGAIIGGLLFGMRSSWKHRGIMAYGGAFISGVALMAVAFVPSAGWTIALFALEGFGIMIFGLIWEISLQELVPQEAFGRVASLDMLGSFALLPIGYIAVGWLADLIGGVATISICAGVGMATVAFVLSIPAIHKFQ
- a CDS encoding alpha/beta fold hydrolase, translating into MEIVRSEGTTIGYSDQGEGEVVVLLHGFCGSAQYWEKIAPLLNGSYRVIAPDLRGHGTSDAPKGAYTIEQMADDILALLDALEIPKVTLLGHSLGGYITLSFAERYGSRLKGFGLIHSTGYPDSEEAKEKRLKSVSTIQNEGITAFVDELVPGLFSPATHDISPQLLVRTKEIGYKTPPQGAVGAAMAMRERPDRRGVISAAELPVLLVAGTEDRLIPAERTFTSDKANITQATISGAGHMSVFEAPDRLSEIILEFLETSSGKE